The Natrinema saccharevitans genome includes the window GTTGGCCGGGATGATCGTCCTCGGATTCATGCTCCTTCCGCTCGTCGTGATCACGAGTCGCGAGGCGATCAAGAGCGTTCCCGACGAGTACCGCGACGCCAGCGCGGCGCTGGGCGTCTCCAAGTGGGAGACGATCAAAGACGTCACCATCCCCTCGGCGATGCCCGGCATCGTCACCGGCGTCATTATCGGCATCGGTCGCATCGCCGGCGAGACGGCCCCGATACTGATCGTCACCGCCGACAACCCCCAGCGGAAGTTCGCACCGGCCGTCCTCGGTTCGTTCGAGTTCACCGCGACGCCGCCGTTCATCACGAACGAGGCGTTGCTCAGCGGCTCGAGTGCGCTCCCCTACCAGCTGTACGGCGCGATCACGACCGGCGTCGTCGGCGACGATCCCGGGTACGGATGGGCGACCGCGTTCGTCCTCCTGCTCGTGGTCCTCTCGTTCTACGTGATCGGCATCGCGACGCGGATGTACTTCCGGAAGAAGCTTCAGGCATGAGTAATACCACGAACGAATCACAGCGACCGGCAGAATCGAACCGCCAGACGACCGACAGCGCCACGCGAACGACGGTCGGCGAATCCAGCGAGAAGACGCGGGACGAGTGGACCGACTACGAACTCGACGGGGAACCGAAGCTCTCGGTCGAGGACCTCGACGTCTACTACGGGGACGAACAGGCCCTCCGCGGGATCACGATGGACATTCCCGAGAACAGCGTCACCGCGCTGATCGGTCCGTCTGGCTGCGGGAAATCGACGTTCCTTCGGTGTCTCAATCGAATGAACGACCGAATCAAGAGCGCCCGCGTCGACGGCTCCGTCGAACTCGAGGGGGAGGAGATCTACCAGGACGACGTCAACCTCGTCGAACTCCGGAAACGCGTCGGAATGGTATTCCAGTCGCCGAACCCGTTCCCGAAATCGATTCGGGACAACATCTCCTACGGGCCGCGGAAACACGGCGAGATCGAAACGGGACTGGTCGCCCGATTGCTCGGCGACGACTCGAGCGAGCGAGAGCGTGAACTCGTCGAGCGCTGTCTCAAACAGGCGGCGCTCTGGGAGGAGGTAAACGACCGGCTCGACGACAACGCCCTGGGCCTCTCCGGCGGCCAGCAACAGCGCCTCTGTATCGCGCGGTGTCTCGCCGTCGACCCCGACGTGATCCTGATGGACGAGCCGGCCTCGGCGCTGGACCCGATCGCGACCGCGAAGATCGAGGACCTGATCGAGGAACTGGCCGAGGAGTACACGGTCGTCGTCGTCACGCACAACATGCAACAGGCCGCCCGTATCTCCGACCAGACGGCGGTCTTCCTGACCGGCGGCGAACTCGTCGAGTTCGACGACACCGACAAGATCTTCGAGAACCCCGAGAGTCAACGCGTCGAGGACTACGTGACCGGCAAGTTCGGGTGATGACCCGCGAGGACTATCGGTATCGACTCGAGCGGCTCCGCGAGACGGTCGTCGCCATGGGCGATCTCGTCCGCGAACAGTTCGCCGACGGCTGCTCCGCGCTGTTTACCGGAGACCGGGACCTCGCGAGCGACGTCATCGCGCGGGACCGCGTGGTCAACGACCGGTCTCTCGAGATCGAACGCGAGTGTCTCGACCTGCTGGCGCTGTACCAGCCCGTCGCCGGCGACCTCCGGATCGTCGTCGCTGCGTTCAAGATCGTCACCGACCTCGAGCGGGTGGGCGATCTGGCGACCAATCTGGCCGAGTACACGCGCGACGCGACCGTCTCGGACCCGACGCTCCCGGACGTGGACTTCGAGCGCATCGCCGCGCTGGCGCTCGAGCAACTCGAGGCCGCGATCGAGGCGTTTTTCGACGAGGATCCGGCGGCCTGCCGGGCGGTCGCCGACCGCGACGACGAACTCGACCGGCGCTGTGAGGCGGTGACCGAGCGCGTCGGCCGACGGCTCATCGAGTTGCGGCTCGACGCCGACGGGCGCGTCGGGGACCGATCGCTCGGAGCCGAGATCGACCGCCGCTCACTCGGGCCTCTTCTCGCCGACGTCTCGCGAACCCTCGTGATCGTCCGCGACATCGAACGCGTCGGCGACCACGCGGTCAACGTCGCCGCTCGAACGCTGTACGCCCTCGAGAGCGACGCATCGCTGCTCGCGTGAGGTCGTATCTACGGCTATTGACCGAGGTACACGTCACATCGCGTCCTGTTTCTTCCGCTGCGGGCTCGTTCAGGCGATGCGATCCACCCAACTCGAACTAATTCGCGGGAGGATATCGCAACGGACGTTCATCGCGGCGACCGGCGGCACCGGACTGACCGGGCTCGCCGACCGTCTCGGGGCGAGACCGACGATGCGCGTGTCGAACCAGCCTCGAGGCGACTCGACGAGATCGTCGGGGAGCGGTTCGGCGTCGATCGACACGATCGGTGCCGACGCGGAAAAGAGCGGTCGCCGTCGATCTTCGGGGAAGCCACCCGACGTTTCTCGAGCGGCCGTCCGGCCAGCATCGCTTCTTCGTGCGACGACCGTCTCGTCTCAGTCCCCTGGTCGGCGAGCGGTCGGTGAACTCGATCGACACTATAGTTCTACGGGATCTATAGTCCCAATGTCCTATAGACGAGTATATACAACTACGTGTCTATCAGTAATTTCGATGCCGCAGAAATACGGCGCTAGAACCATTGTCGAAAGCGTTATTGGTTTCCCGGTCGGCCTCTTCCTCGCTATGTCCAAGTATGTAGATCTATATAGCTAACATAGCATCGTATTTCTATATACGGTCGAAGATCCAGGTGATGACTGATTCCCAGACGGACCGTACGGGTCGATCGCTTTCTCGACGAACGTTCCTCGCCGCCACGAGTACGGCGGGCGCCCTTGCGGTCGCCGGCTGTACCGAAAACACCGATAACGGGGGCAACGAGCGAGTCGTCGTTACGGGAAGCAGTACGGTCCATCCGGTTTCCGACAGGATGGCCGAAGACTTCATGGCGGAAAACGACGGCGTGAACGTCACTACCGACCCGACCGGGACCGGTGGCGGGTTCAGTAACAACTTCTGCCCGGGCGATTCCGATATCAACGGCGCGTCGCGTCGGATTCAGGACGCCGAGGAACAAGACTGCAGCGACAGCGAGGTCGAACCGATCCAGTTCCAGATCGGTGCGGACGCACTTACCGTTGCCGTCCACAACGACTCGCCGGTCGACTGCGTCAGCTACGACGAACTCGCCCAGCTCTGGATGCAAGACGGCGCGGAGACGTGGGCCGAAGTCAACTCCGACTGGCCCGATGAAGAGATCGAACGCTTCGGGCCGGCGACCACCTCCGGGACGTTCGACTGGTTCAACGAGAACGTCATCGGGGACGCCGGTAGTCACGTCGAGCAATACGAGAACACCGAAAACGATAACGAACTCATTCAGGGCATCTCCACGACGGAAAACGCCATCGGCTACTTCGGCTACGCGTACTATCGGGAAAACGAGGACGACCTCAAGGCGCTCGAGATCAGAGAGAGCGAAGACGGTGAGTGTACTGCGCCGGACCTCGATGCGGCGCAGTCGGACGAATACCCGATGGCGCGGCCGCTGTACATCTACGCCAGTCAGGAGTCGCTTCAGCGAGATGTCGTCTACGACTTCGTCGAATACTATCTCGAACAGTCCTCGACCGACACCGTCACCGACGTCGGCTACGTCCCCGCGAGCGAAGATCAGGTCGAGTCGAACCTCGAGAAACTCGAGGACGCAGTGAACTGATCCCGCCGAACCGAACCATTCACGATGGCAGTCCAACTACGCCCCAACGATGAGTGAGCGATCGATAGACGTCGATCTGACGCGGTCGTCGTCGAGCCAAGTCGTCAAAGAGCGCATCTACAAGTGGCTGCTGTTCGGCTGTGCTGCGTTGACCGTTTTCGTCACCGTGAGTATCATCGTCACGCTCGCGGCCGACGCGATCACGTTTTTCAGTGAAGTCTCACCGATCGCCTTTTTCACCGGAACAGAGTGGGTCGCCCGGTCCGACGGGGGGACGTTCGGCGTCTGGCCGCTCGTCACTTCGACGTTGATTATCACCGTCGTCTCGGCGCTCATTTCGGTGCCGACCGGCGTCGCGGCCGCCGTCTACCTCAGCGAGTACGCGAGCGAACGGATGCGGTCGGTCCTGAAGCCCGCACTGGAGGTACTCGCCGGCATTCCGACGGTCGTTTACGGCTACTTGGCGCTGGTCTATTTGACGCCCGCGCTGCAGACGATCGGGATCCCTGTCGGGACGTTCAACCTGTTGAGTGCGTCGATTATGGTCGGGATCATGATCATTCCGATGGTGTCGTCGCTGTCCGAGGACGCGATGAGTTCCGTCCCTGACTCGCTCCGACAGGCCGGCTACGGGATGGGCGCGACGAAGTACGAGGTTTCGACCGGGATCGTGATCCCGGCGGCGATATCGGGGATCTTCTCGTCGTTCATCCTCGCGCTCTCGCGAGCGATCGGCGAAACCATGATCGTCGTCATGGCCGCCGGCCTGCGGCCGCGGATGTTCGATTTCTCGAACCCGCTGAACAACCTGCTCAACTCGGGCCAGCCGATGACGGCGGGGATGGTAAACGCCGTGACGAGCGACGCGACCGGCGGTTCGGCGACGTATCTGAGCATGTTCGCGCTCGGGCTGACGCTGTTCGTGATCACGTTCGCCATGAATCTCGCAAGCGACTACGTCGCAGCGCGTTACGAGGAGGAATACAAATGACTGCTACCGGCGAGACGAACGGGGTGAATCGATAATGGCGACCGACCAGCACACGGCGGACTGGTACGGAACCGACGAGGCTGTCAGCCGCGTCCGGGGCAAGGCGTTCAAGTCGCTCTGTCTCGGTGCGACGCTGCTTGCCTTACTGGCCGTCTTCGTGCTGCTCCTGTACGTGGCAAACGACGCCTTCAAGCCGCTTTCGGCCGACCCAGGCTGGCTGCTGACCTTCGCTGCGACGCTTCTGCTTCCGACCCTCGGGGCGACGGTCTACTACTATACCCGCGATACGCGGGCCGGTGAAACCGCAGCGATCGCGCTCGGACTGCCGGTCGTTTCGCTCCTGCTCACCGGCGGGATGTTCATCACGCTCGAACACGTCGTCAGCGTCTATCAGTGGCTCTCGATCCTCGTCGCGCTCATCGTTTCCGGCGCGATCATCGCCGCGCACAGTCGCGTTCGGGCGGCGGCCGACCTCGAGCGACTCATCGTTCTGGTCGCGGTTCCGGCCGCAGCGCTCCTTCTAATCCCCGACCTTATCCTTTCGTTGCCGATGCTGCCGACCGAGTCGCTCGCGCTGTTGGGCTCGTTCGTCGTCCCGATCGCGCTGGCTGTCGGCTGGTTCGTCCGCAGACAACGCGAGAGCAACCGTGACGGGGCTATCGCCGCGGTTCTGACGGCGGTCGCCGCGGCGGCCGGGCTGGGAGTCGCCCCGGTCGTCGGTCTCAGTCCGTTCGTCTGGATGCTGCTGGTCGTCGTCACTGGCGTCCCGACCGCCCTCTACATCGAAAGCGTCGTCCGCCGCGGAGCCGGCACGGCCGGACTCGCGTTCCCGGTCCTCGTCGCCGGTGGCATCGTCGCCGGCGTCCTTCTCACGGACGCGCTCGGGTTCGCCGGACCGAACTCGTGGCTCGACTGGGGCTTTCTGACGAGTCCACCGTCTCGAACGCCCGAAGACGCCGGCTTCTATCCACCGCTCGTCGGCTCCGTGATGATGTTGCTGGTCATCGTCGTCTCCGCGTTTCCCGTCGGCGTCGGCGCCGCGGTCTATCTCGAGGAGTACGCCCCCGACCGGGGACGCTGGGGTCGCGTCGTCGATCTAATCGAGGTCAACATCGGGAACCTCGCCGGCGTTCCGTCGGTCGTCTACGGTGTACTCGGGCTGGCGCTTTTCATTCGGCAAGGCGGGCTCGGGTCGGGAACCGCGCTCGTTGGCGGCTTCACCGTCGGCCTGCTGATCCTCCCGATCGTCATCATCTCCTCGCAGGAGGCGATCAGCGCCGTCCCGGACTCGATGCGACAGGCCTCCTACGGGATGGGAGCGACCAGGTGGCAGACCGTCCGGAACGTCGTCCTCCCGGAAGCGTTACCCGGCATCATGACCGGAAACATCCTCGCCATGGGACGTGCGATCGGTGAGACGGCACCGCTGCTGATCATCGGCGCACCGGCGGTCGTTCGGATCGCACCGAGTTCCTTCACCAACA containing:
- the pstB gene encoding phosphate ABC transporter ATP-binding protein PstB — protein: MSNTTNESQRPAESNRQTTDSATRTTVGESSEKTRDEWTDYELDGEPKLSVEDLDVYYGDEQALRGITMDIPENSVTALIGPSGCGKSTFLRCLNRMNDRIKSARVDGSVELEGEEIYQDDVNLVELRKRVGMVFQSPNPFPKSIRDNISYGPRKHGEIETGLVARLLGDDSSERERELVERCLKQAALWEEVNDRLDDNALGLSGGQQQRLCIARCLAVDPDVILMDEPASALDPIATAKIEDLIEELAEEYTVVVVTHNMQQAARISDQTAVFLTGGELVEFDDTDKIFENPESQRVEDYVTGKFG
- a CDS encoding phosphate signaling complex PhoU family protein, encoding MTREDYRYRLERLRETVVAMGDLVREQFADGCSALFTGDRDLASDVIARDRVVNDRSLEIERECLDLLALYQPVAGDLRIVVAAFKIVTDLERVGDLATNLAEYTRDATVSDPTLPDVDFERIAALALEQLEAAIEAFFDEDPAACRAVADRDDELDRRCEAVTERVGRRLIELRLDADGRVGDRSLGAEIDRRSLGPLLADVSRTLVIVRDIERVGDHAVNVAARTLYALESDASLLA
- a CDS encoding phosphate ABC transporter substrate-binding protein PstS family protein, with product MTDSQTDRTGRSLSRRTFLAATSTAGALAVAGCTENTDNGGNERVVVTGSSTVHPVSDRMAEDFMAENDGVNVTTDPTGTGGGFSNNFCPGDSDINGASRRIQDAEEQDCSDSEVEPIQFQIGADALTVAVHNDSPVDCVSYDELAQLWMQDGAETWAEVNSDWPDEEIERFGPATTSGTFDWFNENVIGDAGSHVEQYENTENDNELIQGISTTENAIGYFGYAYYRENEDDLKALEIRESEDGECTAPDLDAAQSDEYPMARPLYIYASQESLQRDVVYDFVEYYLEQSSTDTVTDVGYVPASEDQVESNLEKLEDAVN
- the pstC gene encoding phosphate ABC transporter permease subunit PstC, which codes for MSERSIDVDLTRSSSSQVVKERIYKWLLFGCAALTVFVTVSIIVTLAADAITFFSEVSPIAFFTGTEWVARSDGGTFGVWPLVTSTLIITVVSALISVPTGVAAAVYLSEYASERMRSVLKPALEVLAGIPTVVYGYLALVYLTPALQTIGIPVGTFNLLSASIMVGIMIIPMVSSLSEDAMSSVPDSLRQAGYGMGATKYEVSTGIVIPAAISGIFSSFILALSRAIGETMIVVMAAGLRPRMFDFSNPLNNLLNSGQPMTAGMVNAVTSDATGGSATYLSMFALGLTLFVITFAMNLASDYVAARYEEEYK
- the pstA gene encoding phosphate ABC transporter permease PstA; amino-acid sequence: MATDQHTADWYGTDEAVSRVRGKAFKSLCLGATLLALLAVFVLLLYVANDAFKPLSADPGWLLTFAATLLLPTLGATVYYYTRDTRAGETAAIALGLPVVSLLLTGGMFITLEHVVSVYQWLSILVALIVSGAIIAAHSRVRAAADLERLIVLVAVPAAALLLIPDLILSLPMLPTESLALLGSFVVPIALAVGWFVRRQRESNRDGAIAAVLTAVAAAAGLGVAPVVGLSPFVWMLLVVVTGVPTALYIESVVRRGAGTAGLAFPVLVAGGIVAGVLLTDALGFAGPNSWLDWGFLTSPPSRTPEDAGFYPPLVGSVMMLLVIVVSAFPVGVGAAVYLEEYAPDRGRWGRVVDLIEVNIGNLAGVPSVVYGVLGLALFIRQGGLGSGTALVGGFTVGLLILPIVIISSQEAISAVPDSMRQASYGMGATRWQTVRNVVLPEALPGIMTGNILAMGRAIGETAPLLIIGAPAVVRIAPSSFTNKFSAMPRQIYTWSSEIDPAFQHGVLAAGVMTLLVVLLLMNGAAIIIRNKYQRRG